One genomic region from Synechococcus sp. HK05 encodes:
- the ebsA gene encoding type IV pilus biogenesis protein EbsA codes for MSAALVALFAPYCQGAADPSALEQGLQLLARGHLQGQRPLRPEGQRPFELHWQPGIAPLESAQVQLSVQGQGLEQPARYSFELPTHRLLQWLMAWQAAGGAAGQPADLPEPFWQWLILGLDSQALQA; via the coding sequence ATGTCGGCGGCGCTGGTGGCCCTGTTCGCCCCCTACTGCCAGGGCGCGGCGGATCCCTCCGCCCTCGAGCAGGGGTTGCAGTTGCTGGCGCGTGGCCACCTCCAGGGGCAGCGCCCGCTGCGGCCAGAAGGCCAGCGGCCGTTTGAGCTCCATTGGCAGCCGGGTATTGCTCCGCTCGAATCCGCTCAGGTGCAGCTCTCGGTGCAGGGTCAGGGCCTCGAGCAGCCGGCGCGCTACAGCTTTGAGCTGCCCACCCATCGGCTCCTGCAGTGGTTGATGGCCTGGCAGGCGGCGGGTGGGGCAGCAGGCCAGCCCGCGGATCTGCCGGAGCCGTTCTGGCAGTGGTTGATTCTTGGGCTCGATTCCCAGGCGTTGCAGGCCTAG
- a CDS encoding NAD-dependent epimerase/dehydratase family protein yields MSAQPFAGRTVAVTGASGSLGSALLLELHHQGAALVALTSSDQPLALTSAEGQAVPLEQVRWRCGEEQALRPVLERCDVLVINHGFNSHGNRSAEAVLRSLEVNALSSWRLLELFAAIANTDPAKAKPRELWMNTSEAEIQAAVSPLYEISKRLQGQLLSLRSLDLAGSKLRIRRLVLGPFRSALNPIGVMSAAFVAREILRQVHWNWGLVIVTPNPLTYLLMPVASASRWLYFRATTQATEA; encoded by the coding sequence ATGTCAGCCCAGCCTTTTGCCGGACGAACCGTGGCCGTCACCGGCGCCAGCGGCAGCCTCGGCAGCGCCCTGCTGCTGGAGCTGCATCACCAGGGGGCTGCCCTGGTCGCCCTCACCAGCAGCGACCAGCCGCTGGCGCTCACCAGCGCCGAAGGCCAGGCGGTGCCGCTCGAGCAGGTGCGCTGGCGTTGCGGTGAGGAGCAGGCCCTCAGGCCTGTGCTGGAGCGCTGTGATGTGCTCGTGATCAACCACGGTTTCAACAGCCATGGCAACCGCAGCGCTGAAGCCGTGCTGCGCTCACTCGAGGTGAATGCCCTGAGCAGCTGGCGGCTGCTGGAGCTTTTTGCCGCCATCGCGAACACCGATCCAGCCAAGGCCAAACCGCGAGAACTGTGGATGAACACCTCGGAGGCGGAAATCCAGGCGGCCGTGAGCCCCCTTTACGAGATCAGCAAACGCTTGCAGGGGCAGCTACTCAGCCTGCGCAGCCTTGATCTGGCGGGGTCCAAACTCCGGATACGGCGGCTGGTGCTGGGCCCATTCCGGTCGGCCCTCAACCCGATCGGCGTGATGAGCGCTGCCTTTGTGGCTCGGGAGATCCTCAGGCAGGTGCATTGGAACTGGGGGCTGGTGATCGTGACCCCCAATCCACTCACCTATTTGCTGATGCCCGTGGCCAGCGCGAGCCGCTGGCTCTATTTCCGGGCCACCACCCAAGCCACGGAGGCTTGA
- a CDS encoding phosphotransacetylase family protein, with the protein MGHDSASSHARSSALLIGSCEPFSGKSAVVLGLARQWLQRGIAVRIGKPLADSAELGSEGDGPLIDDDVRFVGQILGLSEAQLVPSVHLQGSDAARERLLAGNLQAGAGFTALQEHLSAGGEGVTLLEGAGGLSDGMLYGLDLVQVARGLRAPVVLVHSWSGSHSVEPLLAARDQLGDLLCGVVLNGLPPEQVAAVRAEVAPALERLGVPVLGVMPRSPLLRSVTVEELSRRLDAEVLCCRDRLDLLVETLSIGAMNVNSAMEFFRRRRNMAVVTGADRTDIQLAALEASTQCLILTGAGEPLPQLISRAEELEVPLLKVEHDTLTTVEVIESAFGHVRLHESVKATYAFRLVEEHCDFEPLLKRLQLPIPA; encoded by the coding sequence ATGGGTCACGACAGCGCGTCCTCCCACGCCCGTTCGTCGGCCCTGCTGATCGGTTCCTGTGAACCCTTCAGTGGCAAGTCGGCGGTGGTGCTCGGTTTGGCACGCCAGTGGCTGCAGCGCGGGATTGCGGTGCGCATCGGTAAACCGCTCGCCGATAGCGCTGAGCTCGGCTCCGAAGGCGATGGCCCGCTGATCGACGACGACGTGCGCTTCGTGGGCCAGATCCTGGGCCTCAGTGAAGCCCAACTGGTGCCGTCGGTGCATCTTCAGGGGTCTGATGCTGCGCGCGAGCGCCTGCTGGCCGGCAATCTTCAGGCAGGTGCGGGGTTTACGGCGCTGCAGGAGCACCTGAGCGCGGGCGGGGAGGGGGTGACCCTGCTGGAGGGGGCCGGCGGCCTCAGCGATGGAATGCTGTACGGCCTCGATCTGGTGCAGGTGGCCCGGGGATTGCGGGCCCCTGTGGTGCTGGTGCACAGCTGGAGCGGAAGCCACAGCGTGGAGCCCCTGCTGGCGGCTCGTGATCAGTTGGGCGATCTGCTCTGTGGTGTGGTGCTGAATGGGCTGCCGCCAGAGCAGGTGGCAGCCGTGCGCGCGGAGGTGGCTCCGGCCCTGGAGCGGCTTGGCGTTCCGGTATTGGGGGTCATGCCGAGGTCGCCGCTCCTGCGCAGCGTGACGGTGGAAGAACTCAGCCGCCGCCTGGATGCGGAGGTGCTCTGCTGCCGCGATCGCTTGGATCTGCTGGTGGAAACCCTCTCCATCGGCGCGATGAACGTGAACTCCGCCATGGAGTTCTTCCGCCGCCGCCGCAATATGGCCGTGGTCACAGGGGCTGACCGTACCGATATTCAGCTGGCGGCCCTGGAGGCCTCCACCCAGTGCCTGATCCTCACGGGTGCTGGCGAACCGTTGCCTCAATTGATTTCACGGGCTGAGGAGCTGGAAGTGCCTTTGCTCAAGGTGGAGCACGACACCCTCACCACCGTGGAAGTGATTGAGAGCGCCTTCGGTCATGTGCGCCTGCACGAATCGGTGAAGGCCACCTACGCCTTCCGGTTGGTGGAGGAGCACTGTGATTTTGAGCCGCTGCTGAAGCGCCTGCAGCTGCCGATTCCCGCGTGA